The Paenibacillus amylolyticus genome contains the following window.
TGCCGTAACAGATCTGCGTATCCCACATGGCCTGGTATTCAGGAATCGGGATATGGAAAAACGCCAAGGCTGGAAGCTTATTCCCGCGGCTGCGGCCGGAACGGACGCGTACGGATTCAGACATCAGCCACTGGATCTGATTGGGCTGAATCCAGCCATAGCCAGGAATAGACTCAACAGTGGAATAACTCCCTGAATCCAGGAAATACAACACCGCTGCCGGACTGCCATCCGTTCCGACAATCTCCAGCGTATAATTGCTGATACCTGCAATCTCGCTTGGACCAGGCTTTGTCACAGTGTACTCATGCTCCTGAATGACCTCCATTAATCCAGCGGGGGTAATCCGATTTTCCGTATCATGGTTGCCGTACACAAATGCCCACGGAATACCACACTCTTCCACAACCGCTACAGCCTCACGGAAAGCCTGCTCCGGATGCTCACACGCCTTTTTTCCCTGATCCACCGGTCCCGTATAGATCACATCCCCTGTAAACACAACCAGATCGGGTTGTTCCGCTTCTATAACGGTTTTCATTAAC
Protein-coding sequences here:
- a CDS encoding metallophosphoesterase family protein — encoded protein: MNPQLFFRENGTFKIVQFTDLHWKDGRPEDIRTRQLMKTVIEAEQPDLVVFTGDVIYTGPVDQGKKACEHPEQAFREAVAVVEECGIPWAFVYGNHDTENRITPAGLMEVIQEHEYTVTKPGPSEIAGISNYTLEIVGTDGSPAAVLYFLDSGSYSTVESIPGYGWIQPNQIQWLMSESVRVRSGRSRGNKLPALAFFHIPIPEYQAMWDTQICYGSKYEPVCCAQVNSGLFSALLEMGDVMGTFCGHDHVNDFQGTYHGIRLCYGRSSGHSTYGREGMLRGGRVIQLKAGERSFDTWLRLEDASVVKEQPEHLPESVSKQ